A single window of Sphingobacteriales bacterium DNA harbors:
- the murA gene encoding UDP-N-acetylglucosamine 1-carboxyvinyltransferase, producing MNNDVFEVIGGNKLHGDIIPQGAKNEALQVISAVLLSDQDIEISNIPNILDVMLLIELLQDMGVKVSKKNSDTYIFNAKDADPDILLSDKFKQKATHLRGSVMILGPLLARFKRAYLPKPGGDKIGRRRLDTHFLGFLELGAKFDYDKNDEFYTLTADTLLGKYILLEEPSVTGTANIVMAAVLAEGETTIFNAACEPYLQQLCNMLNGMGANIIGIGSNLLKIQGVQKLGGTAHTILPDMIEIGSFIGLAAMTQSNIRIKNCRIDMLGLIPKYFEKLGIIIQFDGDDIIILEQEQYKIQSFIDGSILTIADGPWPLFTPDLLSILLVTATQAKGSILVHQKMFESRLFFVDKLIDMGAKIILCDPHRATVIGINREYSLRGINMSSPDIRAGVSLLIAALSAKGKSTISNIHQIDRGYQYIDRRLQNLGAEIRRV from the coding sequence ATGAATAACGATGTATTTGAAGTAATTGGAGGCAACAAACTGCATGGCGACATAATTCCACAAGGCGCAAAAAACGAAGCCTTACAAGTTATTTCAGCAGTTCTACTTTCAGACCAAGATATAGAAATCTCAAATATTCCAAACATTCTGGATGTAATGCTTTTGATAGAACTTTTACAAGATATGGGCGTAAAAGTAAGTAAGAAAAATTCAGATACTTACATTTTTAATGCTAAAGATGCAGACCCAGATATTCTGTTATCTGACAAATTTAAGCAAAAAGCAACACACCTTCGTGGTTCAGTAATGATACTTGGACCATTATTAGCAAGATTCAAAAGAGCATATTTACCAAAACCAGGTGGCGACAAAATAGGAAGAAGAAGACTAGACACACATTTCTTAGGCTTTTTAGAATTAGGTGCAAAATTCGATTATGACAAAAACGACGAATTTTATACATTAACAGCGGACACACTTTTAGGCAAATATATATTATTAGAAGAACCTTCCGTAACAGGAACTGCAAACATAGTAATGGCAGCAGTTTTAGCAGAAGGCGAAACTACAATATTCAATGCAGCTTGCGAGCCATATTTACAACAACTATGTAATATGCTCAATGGAATGGGCGCAAATATAATAGGAATTGGCTCAAACTTATTAAAGATACAAGGTGTTCAAAAGCTTGGTGGCACAGCACATACTATACTACCTGATATGATTGAAATTGGAAGTTTCATTGGCTTAGCAGCAATGACACAATCTAATATCAGAATCAAAAACTGTAGAATAGATATGTTAGGTTTAATACCAAAATACTTTGAAAAACTAGGCATTATCATACAGTTTGATGGAGATGACATCATCATTCTAGAACAAGAACAATACAAAATACAATCATTTATAGATGGTTCAATATTAACAATTGCTGATGGACCATGGCCATTATTCACACCAGATTTATTAAGTATCTTATTAGTTACAGCAACACAAGCAAAAGGCAGCATTCTTGTACATCAAAAAATGTTTGAAAGTAGATTATTCTTTGTAGACAAACTAATAGACATGGGCGCAAAAATTATTCTTTGCGATCCACATAGAGCAACAGTTATTGGCATCAACAGAGAATATTCATTGCGTGGCATCAACATGTCATCACCAGACATCAGAGCAGGTGTTTCATTACTAATTGCAGCACTTTCAGCAAAAGGCAAAAGTACCATTTCCAACATACATCAAATAGACAGAGGCTACCAATACATAGACAGAAGACTCCAAAACTTAGGCGCTGAAATAAGAAGGGTTTAA
- a CDS encoding glutamine synthetase III, with the protein MSKIRFNAISSFASRQKVAVDLPGEKISDFFASAVFSDKQMKAYLSSDAYKKLQVCIKENKKVDRDLADQVASAMKAWAMKQGATHYTHWFQPLTGTTAEKHDSFFMPKGTEGIEEFSADTLVQQEPDASSFPSGGIRVTFEARGYTAWDLTSPAFIMTVGSGKTLCIPTIFISYTGETLDFKAPLLKSIQALDQAATEVCHYFDREVKHVNTTLGWEQEYFLIDTAMYYARPDLVMCGRTLLGRRSPKGQQLEDHYFGAIPERVYAYMRDFEIECLKLGIPIRTRHNEVAPSQFECAPMFEEANLAVDHNSLLMDVMDRVSSKHKMKVLFHEKPFAGVNGSGKHNNWSLGTDTGVNLLSPGKTPRTNLQFLTFFINTIAAVNRHEDLLRASVASHGNDHRLGANEAPPAIISVFTGSYLFDVLEMIEKRVDEEKFDEQDNITLRLDIHNRIPDIMLDNTDRNRTSPFAFTGNKFEFRAVGSSANCALPMTVLNTIVAEQLIKFKKEVDAHIKAGDYKDVAILKVLRKTIKESKKILFEGDNYSDEWHKEAKKRGLSNNKTTPEALGSFISDKSIKLFEDLQIYSHREIEARYEIALENYTKAIQIESRTLGEIVVNQIIPVCIEYQNRLIQNIKGLKDVGVSASIQTDMLKKIAEGIEKLNKLSDEMTAFRIKANEMKASKKQADLYCEKVKPLMEQIRESVDDLEAIIDNEIWPLPKYREMLFTK; encoded by the coding sequence ATGTCGAAAATTAGATTTAATGCAATTTCTTCTTTTGCATCAAGACAAAAAGTAGCAGTAGACTTGCCAGGCGAAAAAATTTCAGACTTTTTTGCAAGTGCAGTATTCTCAGACAAACAAATGAAAGCATACTTATCATCAGATGCGTACAAAAAACTACAAGTTTGTATCAAAGAGAATAAAAAAGTAGATAGAGATTTAGCAGACCAAGTAGCAAGTGCCATGAAAGCATGGGCGATGAAACAAGGTGCTACACATTACACACACTGGTTTCAACCATTAACAGGTACAACAGCTGAAAAACACGACTCATTCTTTATGCCAAAAGGTACAGAAGGAATTGAAGAGTTTTCTGCTGATACACTTGTACAACAAGAGCCAGATGCATCTTCATTTCCATCAGGTGGTATTCGTGTAACATTTGAAGCACGTGGATATACAGCTTGGGATTTAACTTCTCCAGCATTTATTATGACAGTTGGAAGTGGAAAAACATTATGTATTCCTACTATATTTATTTCATACACAGGCGAAACTTTAGATTTTAAAGCACCTTTGTTAAAATCAATTCAAGCATTAGACCAAGCAGCAACTGAAGTTTGTCATTATTTTGATAGAGAAGTAAAACATGTAAATACAACTTTAGGTTGGGAGCAAGAATACTTCTTAATTGATACAGCAATGTATTATGCAAGACCAGATTTAGTAATGTGTGGTAGAACTTTATTAGGAAGAAGATCACCAAAAGGACAACAATTAGAAGACCATTATTTTGGCGCAATACCAGAAAGAGTATATGCATACATGAGAGATTTTGAAATTGAATGTTTAAAACTTGGAATTCCAATTCGTACAAGACACAATGAGGTTGCACCATCACAATTTGAGTGCGCACCAATGTTCGAAGAAGCTAACTTAGCAGTAGACCACAATTCATTATTAATGGACGTAATGGATAGAGTTTCTTCTAAACACAAAATGAAAGTATTATTCCATGAAAAACCTTTTGCTGGTGTAAATGGTAGTGGAAAACATAATAACTGGAGTTTAGGTACAGATACAGGCGTAAATTTATTATCGCCAGGAAAAACACCAAGAACAAACTTACAGTTTCTTACATTCTTTATCAATACAATTGCTGCTGTAAATAGACATGAAGATTTATTAAGAGCATCAGTTGCATCTCATGGAAATGATCATAGACTTGGCGCAAATGAAGCACCACCAGCAATCATCTCTGTTTTTACAGGAAGTTATTTGTTCGATGTGTTAGAAATGATTGAAAAAAGAGTGGATGAAGAAAAATTTGACGAGCAAGATAATATCACATTACGTTTGGATATTCATAATAGAATACCAGATATTATGTTAGATAATACAGATAGAAATAGAACATCGCCATTTGCATTTACAGGAAATAAATTTGAATTTAGAGCAGTAGGTAGTTCAGCAAACTGCGCATTACCAATGACAGTTTTAAACACAATAGTTGCAGAGCAATTAATTAAATTCAAAAAAGAAGTAGATGCACACATTAAAGCTGGAGATTATAAAGATGTGGCAATTCTAAAAGTATTAAGAAAAACAATAAAAGAATCTAAAAAAATATTGTTTGAAGGCGATAACTACTCAGATGAATGGCATAAAGAAGCAAAGAAAAGAGGATTGTCAAATAATAAAACAACACCAGAAGCATTAGGCTCATTTATCTCAGATAAGTCTATTAAACTATTTGAAGATTTACAAATTTATTCTCATAGAGAAATAGAAGCAAGATATGAAATAGCATTAGAAAATTATACTAAAGCAATTCAAATAGAATCTAGAACTTTAGGCGAGATAGTAGTAAATCAAATTATTCCTGTTTGTATTGAATATCAAAATAGATTAATACAAAACATAAAAGGATTAAAAGATGTTGGTGTTAGCGCATCTATACAAACAGATATGCTTAAGAAAATTGCTGAAGGAATTGAAAAACTTAATAAGCTAAGTGATGAGATGACTGCATTTAGAATAAAAGCAAATGAAATGAAAGCATCTAAAAAACAAGCAGACTTATATTGTGAAAAAGTAAAACCATTGATGGAGCAAATCAGAGAATCTGTTGATGATTTAGAAGCAATAATAGATAATGAAATTTGGCCATTGCCAAAATACAGAGAAATGTTGTTTACTAAGTAA
- a CDS encoding UvrD-helicase domain-containing protein — protein MSFLDELNEIQYQAVSNINGPVMIIAGPGSGKTRVLTYRIAYILEQGVDSFRVLALTFTNKAAAEMKERIEKIVGSEAKNLYMGTFHAVFARILRIEAEKIGYPRNFTIYDTDDAKSLLKTIIKEEGLNDKLYKPSTIYFRISNAKNNLITADEYLQNETFLEEDKIAGRPKTAELYAKYTVRCFKAGAMDFDDLLLKTHQLLSQYPEVLYKYQNRFQYVMIDEFQDTNFAQYEIIKKIAAIHENICVVGDDAQSIYAFRGATIDNILNFEKNYPDLKVFKLEQNYRSTEHIVHAANEIIQNNKSQLKKEIWTSKSGGEKIKVYKTLSDAEEAKMIANSIFEQKTIHHIHNSEIAILYRTNAQSRSFEESLRKLNIPYKIYGGISFYQRKEIKDFIAYLRLVVNPNDEEALKRIINFPARGIGQTTIDRMIIAANEHDISLWQVVEHPDVINDIQARAKTLIKNFSVMMKSFRIMLKDKNAYEIAAYIGKTTGLVEEYFRDKTIEGISKYENIQELLNGIKEYTVSEKPEYEIDEVKPESDLAEYLQQISLLTDQDDNNPENKDRVKLMTVHAAKGLEFESVFVVGLEEMLFPSSLSIYTREDLEEERRLFYVAITRAKRFLSLSYALTRYKFGQLNHCEPSRFISEINPKNLSVFGQTKPNINTPKQQYNIQKESKWYMSVAQEKDKKTINIEHENKQLKRIENTNTLPLGQNTGNINIGTKVRHERFNIGKIVQIDGNDNNKIATIFFEDFGIKKIMLKFAKLQVVE, from the coding sequence ATGTCATTTTTAGACGAACTCAACGAAATACAATACCAAGCAGTTTCAAATATAAATGGTCCAGTAATGATAATCGCAGGACCTGGTTCTGGAAAAACCAGAGTACTAACCTATAGAATTGCCTATATTTTAGAACAAGGTGTAGATTCATTCAGAGTATTGGCGCTTACTTTTACGAATAAAGCTGCTGCTGAAATGAAAGAAAGAATAGAGAAAATTGTTGGTAGCGAAGCAAAAAATCTGTACATGGGTACATTCCATGCCGTATTTGCAAGAATTTTAAGAATAGAAGCAGAAAAAATTGGTTATCCACGCAATTTTACAATTTATGATACTGATGATGCCAAAAGTTTATTAAAAACAATCATTAAAGAAGAAGGCTTAAACGACAAATTATACAAACCATCAACTATATATTTTAGAATATCAAATGCTAAAAATAATTTAATTACAGCAGATGAATATTTACAAAACGAGACATTTTTAGAAGAAGATAAGATTGCTGGCAGACCAAAAACAGCTGAATTATATGCAAAATACACAGTAAGATGTTTTAAAGCTGGCGCAATGGACTTTGATGACTTGCTCTTAAAAACCCATCAACTATTAAGTCAATACCCTGAAGTTCTGTATAAATACCAAAACAGATTTCAATATGTAATGATTGATGAGTTTCAGGACACCAATTTTGCGCAATATGAAATTATCAAAAAAATAGCTGCAATACATGAAAATATATGTGTGGTTGGTGATGATGCACAAAGTATTTATGCTTTTCGTGGAGCAACCATTGATAATATTTTAAACTTTGAAAAAAACTACCCTGATTTAAAAGTATTCAAATTAGAACAAAACTATCGTTCTACAGAACACATTGTACACGCAGCTAATGAAATTATACAAAACAATAAATCTCAATTAAAAAAAGAAATTTGGACATCGAAAAGTGGTGGCGAAAAAATAAAAGTGTATAAAACATTGAGTGATGCTGAAGAAGCAAAAATGATAGCCAACTCAATATTTGAACAAAAAACCATACACCATATTCACAATTCTGAGATTGCCATATTGTATAGAACAAATGCCCAATCACGTTCTTTTGAGGAAAGTTTAAGAAAATTAAATATTCCATACAAAATCTATGGTGGTATTTCTTTTTACCAACGTAAAGAAATCAAAGATTTTATTGCATACCTAAGATTAGTTGTCAATCCAAATGATGAAGAAGCACTAAAAAGAATCATCAATTTTCCAGCACGTGGCATTGGACAAACGACAATTGATAGAATGATTATTGCAGCAAATGAGCACGACATTTCATTGTGGCAAGTTGTAGAACATCCTGATGTAATAAATGACATACAAGCAAGAGCAAAAACACTAATAAAGAACTTTTCTGTCATGATGAAAAGTTTTAGAATAATGCTAAAAGACAAAAATGCATATGAAATTGCAGCATATATTGGCAAAACTACAGGTTTGGTTGAAGAATATTTTAGAGATAAAACAATAGAAGGAATTAGCAAATACGAAAATATTCAAGAATTATTAAATGGTATAAAAGAATACACTGTAAGCGAAAAACCAGAATATGAAATAGATGAAGTAAAACCAGAAAGCGACCTTGCAGAATATTTACAACAAATATCTTTACTCACAGACCAAGATGACAATAATCCTGAAAACAAAGACAGAGTAAAACTAATGACTGTGCACGCAGCCAAAGGCTTAGAGTTTGAAAGCGTATTTGTTGTTGGCTTAGAAGAAATGCTTTTCCCATCATCACTTTCAATATACACAAGAGAAGATTTAGAAGAAGAGAGAAGATTGTTTTATGTAGCCATCACAAGAGCAAAAAGATTTCTTTCATTATCGTATGCACTTACAAGGTATAAGTTTGGACAACTCAATCATTGCGAACCAAGTAGGTTTATTTCTGAGATAAATCCAAAAAACTTAAGTGTATTTGGACAAACAAAGCCAAATATCAATACACCAAAACAACAATACAACATACAAAAAGAAAGCAAATGGTACATGAGTGTTGCCCAAGAAAAAGATAAGAAAACAATAAATATAGAACACGAAAACAAGCAACTAAAAAGAATAGAAAATACAAATACATTACCATTAGGACAAAATACAGGCAATATCAATATTGGAACAAAAGTTAGACACGAACGATTTAATATTGGAAAAATTGTACAAATTGATGGAAATGATAACAATAAAATTGCAACTATTTTCTTCGAAGATTTTGGAATTAAGAAAATAATGCTGAAATTTGCAAAACTTCAAGTAGTAGAATAA
- a CDS encoding acyl-CoA dehydrogenase family protein, producing MYANIKIKRDIYSTEEHELLQKTTQQFVEKEIAPYHAQWEEDGMVSRDVWLKAGETGLLCLDVPEQYGGAGLDFSFCALITEEISKAGYLGPGFFLHSDIVAPYIIDYGTEAQKQQWLPKMCTGEIISSIGMTEPSCGSDLQALKTTAEDKGDHYIINGQKTFITNGYMSDLAIIAARTIVDGQFKGISLFLIEATRDGFSKGKPFKKVGMKAQDTCELFFDNVSIPKENLLGEVGKGFVYMMQKLGRERLSVALMASGGAEGALENTIQYTTTREAFKQPVAAFHNTQFKLAELATQIQIHQVFVDKCVQLYCNGQLTPETASMAKYSCTDMHQLVVDECVQLHGGYGYMWEYYIARAYADNRVARIYAGTNEIMKLLIARGLFKELHEKMKRK from the coding sequence ATGTACGCTAATATTAAAATCAAAAGAGATATCTACAGCACAGAAGAGCATGAATTACTACAAAAAACTACTCAACAATTTGTAGAGAAAGAAATAGCACCATATCATGCTCAATGGGAAGAAGATGGCATGGTAAGTAGAGATGTATGGTTAAAAGCTGGCGAAACTGGATTATTATGTTTAGATGTTCCAGAACAATATGGTGGTGCTGGATTAGATTTTTCTTTTTGTGCCTTAATTACTGAAGAAATATCAAAAGCAGGTTATTTAGGTCCAGGTTTCTTTTTACACTCAGATATCGTTGCACCTTATATTATTGATTATGGCACAGAAGCACAAAAACAACAATGGCTTCCAAAAATGTGTACTGGCGAAATTATTTCTTCAATTGGTATGACTGAGCCTAGTTGTGGCAGTGACTTACAAGCATTAAAAACTACAGCAGAAGACAAAGGCGACCATTACATCATCAATGGTCAGAAAACATTTATTACCAATGGTTACATGAGTGATTTGGCTATCATTGCTGCAAGAACTATTGTAGACGGACAATTTAAAGGCATCAGTTTATTTTTAATAGAAGCAACAAGAGATGGTTTTTCTAAAGGCAAACCTTTTAAAAAAGTGGGTATGAAAGCTCAAGATACTTGTGAATTATTTTTTGACAATGTATCCATTCCAAAAGAAAATTTATTAGGCGAAGTAGGTAAAGGCTTCGTTTATATGATGCAAAAATTAGGCAGAGAAAGATTATCAGTTGCATTGATGGCAAGTGGTGGTGCAGAAGGTGCATTAGAAAACACCATACAATACACAACAACAAGAGAAGCATTTAAGCAACCAGTAGCTGCTTTTCACAATACACAATTCAAATTAGCAGAATTAGCAACACAAATACAAATACACCAAGTATTTGTAGATAAATGCGTACAATTGTACTGCAATGGACAACTAACACCAGAAACAGCATCTATGGCAAAATATTCATGTACAGACATGCACCAACTAGTTGTAGATGAGTGTGTACAATTGCATGGTGGCTATGGTTATATGTGGGAATACTACATTGCAAGAGCTTATGCAGACAATAGAGTAGCTAGAATATATGCAGGCACCAACGAAATCATGAAATTATTGATTGCACGTGGTTTATTCAAAGAATTGCATGAAAAAATGAAACGAAAATAA
- a CDS encoding DUF4290 domain-containing protein — protein MNYNTDRVNITMREYGRHIQNLIEYAITIEEKEKRQRAAENIVHLMIILNPQVKTMVDYKQKLWDHLFIMSDFKLEVDSPYPIPSREEVRIKPAELAYPRNRIRYKHYGKNVESMIKKASLMDDDDKKQTFTEIIGNFMKLAYKNWSNEEVSNDLVKNDMKAMSNGILEISDDMNIETMTKLHRKNSYQQSNNGKNKNRNNNNRNNNNRNNNNRNNNNRRFK, from the coding sequence ATGAATTACAACACAGACCGTGTGAATATTACCATGCGAGAATATGGAAGACATATTCAAAACCTAATAGAATACGCCATTACTATTGAAGAGAAAGAAAAACGTCAAAGAGCAGCAGAAAACATTGTTCACTTAATGATTATCCTAAATCCACAAGTAAAAACAATGGTGGATTACAAACAAAAATTGTGGGATCACTTATTTATCATGTCTGATTTTAAATTAGAGGTAGATTCGCCATATCCAATTCCATCAAGAGAAGAAGTAAGAATAAAACCAGCAGAATTAGCCTATCCAAGAAACAGAATCAGATACAAACATTATGGTAAAAATGTAGAGTCTATGATCAAAAAAGCATCATTAATGGATGATGACGACAAAAAACAAACATTTACTGAAATCATAGGAAACTTCATGAAATTAGCCTACAAAAATTGGAGTAATGAAGAAGTAAGCAATGACCTTGTCAAAAATGACATGAAAGCAATGTCAAATGGTATTCTAGAAATTAGTGATGACATGAACATTGAAACAATGACAAAACTACATAGAAAGAATAGTTACCAACAAAGCAACAACGGAAAAAACAAAAACAGAAACAACAACAATAGAAATAATAACAACAGAAACAATAATAATAGAAACAACAACAATAGAAGATTCAAATAA
- a CDS encoding tetratricopeptide repeat protein, protein MQKYFWIFIFLLAPSLLSAQASLKHQDLLKQYKEAKEHIAFERYAIAYPIIQNFLIEYQKDPKQIDNNTLADAIFIKAACAKATQASDASAQLLQFIEDYPGNPNISIANFLLGEIAFGIPNYQDAIVYFEAVDKKQLSKTQREAFDYKEAFSLFALKKFKEARPKFNAIANSTSYYKEDALYYGGLCAYYSNDYNSAYKTFQQLENSKKYEKIIPYYIASIQFINKDYKALVSYAEPKLKENIKYSNEIAHLLGNAFFELQQYDKSKFYLEQYMKQSIKATPEDYYILGYVQAQENDCNSAVKNLEQLSSQETELGQNAMYQLAKCYVKINNKTEAKNAFLQAARLDFNKAIKEESIFQYAKLAYELNATNEALITLKKFIVDYPKSQYYNEANEILADIFLITKNYDEAMQIIENLPQVSTKLQNSYQQMAYLKALSLYNDKKMDEADAIFNKALKYTNNKSYEALTYYWKADIAYQKSDYTKSKQLVDKFLSLNKNVVAADANTANEGTAYYLKGYNYYKEKDYPNAAEQFSKSLNGLKNNTSSNINQTIYPDALLRLADAYFIQKQYNNADVNYDIVIKNNYQGADYALYQKSIIDGLSGKYNDKIAGMSALATRFPNSSFADDALFQAGNTQFSLSKSADAKQTFNTLLQKYPKSDRVPETYIKLGLIEYNNNNYDEALNWYKKVVEKYPNTPNANEALLAIKDIYIEKGDANAYIKYASKYGNSNLTTSAQDSIVYLSAENQFQKGNIQQALDGFNNYILQFPNGFFNLQAKFYRAECNYSLQNFDKALPDYINIANVAQNRFTERSTARAANILYFDKKDMAQAQQYYTKLESIATLDENKREYQIGLMRTNFKLKNYANALTYVEKVKAIPNLPEFYKKEIAYYKGISHYNLKEYDKALPELQNIAASLNNEQGAEAQYTIAKIYYDKKNLKQAEAECLKYNDLFPAYEYYLGKSYILLSDIYKTNNKLLQAKATLQSLVDNYSFDDDVLKEAKEKLQLILDSETQNSNLKLPSNSSILQFDK, encoded by the coding sequence ATGCAAAAATATTTTTGGATTTTTATCTTTTTATTAGCACCATCATTACTTTCGGCACAAGCATCGCTCAAACACCAAGACTTACTCAAACAATATAAAGAAGCGAAAGAACATATAGCTTTTGAAAGATATGCTATCGCCTACCCTATTATTCAAAACTTTTTGATTGAATACCAAAAAGACCCAAAGCAAATTGACAACAATACATTAGCTGATGCAATTTTTATAAAAGCAGCTTGTGCAAAAGCTACACAAGCATCAGATGCAAGTGCGCAATTACTACAATTTATCGAAGACTATCCTGGAAATCCAAACATCAGTATTGCTAATTTTTTATTAGGAGAAATTGCATTTGGCATTCCAAACTACCAAGATGCAATTGTATATTTTGAAGCAGTAGATAAAAAACAACTTTCAAAAACACAAAGAGAAGCATTTGATTACAAAGAAGCATTTTCTTTATTTGCGCTTAAAAAATTTAAAGAAGCAAGACCAAAATTCAATGCGATTGCAAATTCAACATCATACTACAAAGAAGATGCATTATACTATGGTGGTTTGTGTGCTTACTATTCTAATGATTACAACTCAGCTTATAAAACATTTCAGCAATTAGAAAACTCAAAAAAGTATGAAAAAATAATTCCATATTACATTGCATCTATCCAATTTATTAATAAAGATTACAAAGCTTTGGTAAGTTATGCTGAACCAAAATTAAAAGAAAATATAAAGTACAGCAATGAAATAGCACACTTATTAGGAAATGCTTTCTTTGAATTGCAACAGTATGATAAATCTAAATTCTATTTGGAGCAATATATGAAACAATCTATAAAAGCTACGCCTGAAGATTATTATATTTTAGGTTATGTGCAAGCACAAGAAAATGATTGTAATAGTGCAGTAAAAAACTTAGAACAATTATCATCACAAGAAACAGAGCTAGGACAAAATGCAATGTATCAGTTGGCAAAATGCTATGTAAAAATAAACAACAAAACTGAGGCAAAAAATGCTTTTTTACAGGCTGCAAGATTAGATTTTAATAAAGCAATAAAAGAAGAATCAATTTTCCAATATGCAAAATTGGCGTATGAATTGAATGCAACAAACGAAGCATTAATTACACTTAAAAAATTCATTGTAGACTATCCAAAATCTCAGTATTACAATGAAGCCAATGAAATATTAGCTGATATATTTTTAATTACAAAAAACTATGATGAAGCTATGCAAATCATAGAAAACTTGCCGCAAGTATCTACCAAGTTACAAAACAGCTATCAGCAGATGGCTTATTTAAAAGCATTAAGTTTATACAACGATAAAAAAATGGATGAAGCTGATGCCATTTTCAATAAAGCATTAAAATACACCAACAACAAATCTTACGAAGCACTTACCTATTATTGGAAAGCAGATATTGCCTATCAAAAATCAGACTATACAAAAAGCAAACAACTCGTAGATAAATTTTTGAGTTTAAATAAAAATGTAGTTGCCGCAGATGCTAATACAGCAAATGAAGGAACAGCATATTACTTAAAAGGCTACAATTACTATAAAGAAAAAGACTATCCAAACGCAGCAGAACAATTTTCAAAATCATTGAATGGTTTAAAAAACAATACGTCATCAAACATCAATCAAACAATTTATCCAGATGCATTATTAAGATTGGCTGATGCTTATTTTATTCAAAAACAATACAACAATGCTGATGTAAATTATGACATTGTAATAAAAAATAATTACCAAGGTGCCGATTATGCATTATATCAAAAATCAATTATTGACGGATTATCTGGAAAGTATAATGATAAAATTGCTGGCATGAGCGCATTAGCTACAAGATTTCCAAATTCATCATTTGCAGACGATGCATTATTCCAAGCAGGAAACACTCAATTTTCCTTAAGCAAATCGGCTGATGCAAAACAAACATTCAATACATTATTACAAAAATATCCAAAATCTGATAGAGTACCAGAAACCTATATAAAATTAGGATTAATTGAATATAATAACAACAACTATGATGAAGCATTAAATTGGTACAAAAAAGTTGTAGAAAAATATCCAAATACACCAAATGCTAACGAAGCATTATTAGCTATCAAAGATATTTATATAGAAAAAGGCGATGCAAATGCTTATATCAAATATGCATCAAAATATGGCAACAGCAACCTTACAACATCAGCACAAGATTCAATTGTATATTTGAGTGCAGAAAATCAGTTTCAAAAAGGAAATATACAACAAGCATTAGATGGTTTTAATAATTATATTCTTCAATTTCCAAATGGGTTTTTCAATTTGCAAGCAAAATTTTATAGAGCAGAATGTAATTATAGTTTACAAAACTTTGACAAAGCATTGCCAGACTACATCAATATTGCAAATGTAGCACAAAATAGATTTACAGAACGTTCTACAGCAAGAGCAGCAAACATCCTATACTTTGACAAAAAAGATATGGCGCAAGCGCAACAATACTATACAAAATTGGAAAGCATTGCTACCTTAGATGAAAATAAACGTGAGTACCAAATTGGATTGATGCGCACCAACTTTAAGTTAAAAAATTATGCAAATGCACTTACTTATGTAGAAAAAGTAAAAGCAATTCCAAATCTTCCTGAGTTTTATAAAAAAGAAATTGCTTACTACAAAGGCATTTCTCATTACAACTTAAAAGAATACGATAAAGCACTACCAGAATTACAAAATATTGCAGCTTCATTAAACAACGAACAAGGTGCAGAAGCACAATACACAATAGCTAAAATATATTATGACAAAAAGAATTTAAAACAAGCTGAAGCTGAATGTTTAAAATACAATGATTTATTTCCAGCATACGAATATTATTTAGGAAAATCTTATATTCTTTTGAGTGATATATACAAAACAAACAACAAACTTTTGCAAGCAAAAGCAACACTACAAAGTTTGGTAGACAATTATTCTTTTGATGATGATGTACTAAAAGAAGCTAAAGAGAAATTACAATTAATACTTGACTCAGAAACTCAAAATTCAAATCTGAAATTACCAAGCAATAGTAGCATTCTACAGTTTGACAAATAA